The sequence GTATCCAATTAGGAAATCTGAAATCACACTCCTCTTATCAATGAAATGATGTTCATAGAATCTATCTAAATAATCGACTATCctatttgcaaaagaaaattgttttatCATCTACACCGTTTTCAAATGGCTGTATCCAATTAGGAAATCTAAAACTTGATTTGCTTTTAATGGAAGGAGGATTGGATCTTAACGCCCCATTTAATTTTTATTCCTTGATAGAGCTTGTTGAAAAAAGGATAAAGCGCCTTGGAGTGAAGTAGATTGTAAAATACCAGATCGTGATTTTAATATCCTAAGCGCCCCAACTCATCAACGTCCTATTAGATTTTGAGCAATATGATGCAACATTATGGATATAATTTATGAATCTAAGAAAGCCACCCTTCTATTTCAAGAAGATAAGTAAATAATTAAAGTAATAGAACGACAACCTTCTAGGTGTAAATCTAATATCTTCTGACACATGTTCCTGTCTCTCTTCAATAGATTCTTGGTTTTTTAATCCCTCATAGTTGACTAAATTATCTATGTTCCCCAAGAATAGAGCTGGAGTATGGTTCTGGTGATTGCATTTAATAATCAATTTACTTTGAGGCAGCTTGAATCTCTTTTCTTACTAACCATTCATGGTACACGTAGCTGGAGCATGGTTTCTAGTAAGCTCAAATGAGAAAAAAGAGACGAAATACGGATTCTGGAGAGCAAAAGGTGAATCCTGTGAAATATTTGCAAATTCTGCTATCTATGGTTGGAGAACCACTTTTGAATTTGTTGAAGCCCAAGCCCCTATTGGACAGAAAACTGTCTGGATGATGCAAGAGTACAAAATAACACTGAAAGAGCAGCATGATCACACTAAGTCAAAGGTAATCTTTATTGCCATCTTTCCTCTATTCCAATACCTGATAATTTGTTGCTTCAGTCTTGTCAAACACGCAAGTGAATTGCTGGTTTGGTTGGATATTTTTTCAGGAGTCTGCACTTTGTAGAGTTTTCAGTTGCAGTGATGAGAACTTAAATAATGAGAGAAAGCCAGAGAACATAAACAAAGTCAATAATGAGACAAAGCCAGAGCACAGAAACGATGATCTTGACACCCTCTTACTCAGCTTGATGCCATCAATTACCCCACACACTAGCAGTAACGATGGGCAACATTCAATAGGTGAACCCCAGGTTGGTGCTGCTTCTTCCCCTTTTTCACTTGTCACTACAGTGTTGCTAATATCCAGATAGTTTTGACGTAGTTTTCTTGTTAAATGTATTCTGTATGTCGGTGTAGCTTGTCTGTGGGGCAAAATAAAGCCAGTAGAATGTTCTGAATGAGCTTGAGTTCAACTGTTGATGGTTCGTATTTTCCTGCTTCATTCATCTTTATGGTTAAAAAATCCTGAGATCAGTTTGAATATTCAGGATACTACACCTAGATAATTGTTGGTATGATGATGATATGTATTGAGCTTAAAGAAAAacgtgaggattcatatagccgtcctcaacttgtttgggactgaggcgtagtagtagtagtagtagtagttgttgttgtcttGTACACCTAGATGATTGTGGCACAATAATCTGTGATAAGCATCATTTTAATTGCACATTTGGTGATAGAACAAGTTTCTGGTACGCATACCAGGTTATTGACATCAGATTTCCAACCTTGTGATTAGATCACTTGAAACACTGTTCCATTTAGCATTCTTTGACATTACATTCTCTTTGTTCTAGTGGTATTTTTCCACAGTGCACTTCTCTTGCCCTGGTAATTTGTTTGTATGCTGTTAGATGTTACCACGACCATCTAATCTCTTTTACAGGTAAAGAACCAGACAGAAGGGATTAGGCCAGATCACTTTGATGATGATATAGTAGCTGAGTTGGATTGCATTTTAAGAGAGGACTACTTGGAACTGAACGACCTTGTTGGTGTAGCATCACATTCGTCTAGTTCAGTGAATTCAAGTCGCCAGAGCTTGGCATCTGATGAGTATTTTGACTCTATGGCATTTTTACGGGATCTCGATGATGAGAAGAACCAAGATTTGCATGGAAAAGGTTCAACTAGCAATTATCGAATAATGATGTGCAGAAGAGCAAATGATGTGGTTATGCCGCCTGCACCTTTAGGTATGTAAACGTCTTTGCCCTCGCATGTTCCTTTTGATTATGACTTCAgtacatttctgtataccttacTTGTATTTCAACTTCTAGACCTTTAGGAAGACAGCATCGCCTGTGCTTCTACTTGTCTGCTAAGTAAAAGTTGTATCAATGGCTGTGCATGGTGGTCGAAAACACTGCTCCTCTTTTGATATTTTTCTAATTCTCAAGAACTATTTCGAAAAAAACAAATTGTTACCCCAAGATATCCAGGCAATAATATTGTAGGGAGCTCGAGGTCATGCATCATGCATCCGGATGCTTCATATTTATTATGAGTTAATTTCTCGGTTATTAGCTCGTCTTAATCTATAGTAGTCAAAAAAATTCACTCCTCTAAGAATCATATGAAGAATTGGTTCATCAATCTTTATTTTAGTTGATTGTCATGAAGAATTTGTTCTGTCATCATTTCACATActtattcaacaacaacaaaacggggtgtaatcccacaagtggggtctcggaagggtagtgtgtatgcagaccttacccctgccttCTCTTGAAGGCTCTCTTGAAGGCAGAGGGGCTGTTTCCGGTAGATTTCACTCATCATTTCGAAGGAACAAAAACTGAAAGTGATTTAACATTAGTGAGAAACACATGAATGTGTAGAGCACAGCTTATTCTTTAATTCAATCCTTtaaaacatgccaacatataGCTTTGGCCTTGGAATTGCACAACAGAAAATGGATTTGAAAATCATTGACGACTATTGCAAATGTATTTACGAATAACGTCTTACAAATCTTGACGCCTCAGATAAAGAAGCTACATCAAGGTACATGCATGATTCAGAAAGTCAAATCCTGATGTTTATATCAACATGGAATTGGACTGGATTTATTAACCATCTCAAATAAGATGACATCTATGAAAATAATGCATTAGGATGCATGTAACAATTTGCAATGTCCGTTGTGCTTGAGCTTgacatcacatctttcttgtgaTCACAAACTGAATGTGCCACCCTTTTATTTGTAATAAACATATTCAGTTCTGCTTACTCTTGAAACCTACTGGCAGAATCTTATATTAGTGGGAGCGCGGCTGCAGCCAAATACACTCAACCAGGTCCTTCTAACAAAGCCGAATTCCCCAGTAAGTCATCCCCAGAACAGGATATTAAGAGGCTGAAGGCAGAGTGTACAAATGATGAAGGTCCATCACACTCTTA is a genomic window of Nicotiana tabacum cultivar K326 chromosome 16, ASM71507v2, whole genome shotgun sequence containing:
- the LOC107777238 gene encoding uncharacterized protein LOC107777238 is translated as MCPLALAAPPPGLIGSCWSDDQIIFSLDQINCGSPIPDDVIVDNLYQYDPSNLPAGAWFLVSSNEKKETKYGFWRAKGESCEIFANSAIYGWRTTFEFVEAQAPIGQKTVWMMQEYKITLKEQHDHTKSKESALCRVFSCSDENLNNERKPENINKVNNETKPEHRNDDLDTLLLSLMPSITPHTSSNDGQHSIGEPQVKNQTEGIRPDHFDDDIVAELDCILREDYLELNDLVGVASHSSSSVNSSRQSLASDEYFDSMAFLRDLDDEKNQDLHGKGSTSNYRIMMCRRANDVVMPPAPLESYISGSAAAAKYTQPGPSNKAEFPSKSSPEQDIKRLKAECTNDEGPSHSYRATASFSSSSSHEPVTTREEKRKKKLKKFLCFMPF